The Alphaproteobacteria bacterium genome contains a region encoding:
- the frr gene encoding ribosome recycling factor, whose translation MAAPTHNLDELKRRMAGAITVLKQELGGLRTGRASAGLVDHVQVDAYGSHMPLNQVATVSVPEPRMISVQVWDRSLVHAVEKGISAANLGLTPNTEGQTIRLRIPELNEERRKELAKVAHKYAENARVAVRHVRRDGLEVLKKLEKDHTVSEDDHKRQADLVQKATDQAIHDVDAALAVKEKEIMTV comes from the coding sequence ATGGCAGCACCCACGCACAATCTGGACGAATTGAAGCGCCGCATGGCCGGCGCGATCACGGTGCTGAAGCAGGAACTCGGCGGGCTGCGCACCGGCCGCGCCTCCGCGGGGCTCGTCGATCACGTGCAGGTCGACGCCTATGGCAGCCACATGCCGCTCAATCAGGTGGCGACCGTAAGCGTGCCGGAACCGCGGATGATCTCGGTGCAGGTGTGGGACCGCTCGCTGGTGCATGCGGTGGAGAAGGGGATCAGCGCTGCCAATCTCGGCCTGACGCCGAATACCGAAGGCCAGACCATCCGCCTGCGTATTCCCGAACTGAACGAGGAGCGGCGCAAGGAACTGGCCAAGGTCGCGCACAAATATGCCGAGAACGCGCGCGTCGCGGTGCGCCATGTCCGGCGCGACGGCCTCGAAGTGCTCAAGAAGCTGGAAAAGGATCACACCGTCAGCGAGGACGATCACAAGCGCCAAGCCGACCTGGTGCAGAAGGCGACCGACCAGGCGATCCATGACGTGGATGCCGCGCTTGCCGTCAAAGAAAAAGAGATCATGACGGTGTGA
- a CDS encoding phosphatidate cytidylyltransferase: protein MGIPEPANTSAPARRNLALRVVSSLVLAPLAVIAAWLGGIVFVVFWIVAASIVLWEWAHLVLQARLRGFALIDWLAAGVGYAAVLLFAPLILRHDPTLGFAAIAFLFAVVWATDIAAYFAGRALGGPKLWPAVSPKKTWSGAAGGTLGGIAAGVLTVRLMGLSVAPMLILVACLLSVAAQAGDLLESAIKRHFGAKDAGHLIPGHGGVMDRLDGFLTAAAAAAMVGLIRGGLEAPARGLLLW from the coding sequence TTGGGCATTCCCGAACCGGCGAACACAAGCGCCCCGGCGCGACGCAACCTCGCGCTCCGTGTCGTCTCATCGCTGGTGCTCGCGCCCCTCGCCGTGATCGCTGCCTGGCTCGGTGGCATCGTTTTCGTCGTGTTCTGGATCGTCGCCGCGTCGATTGTCCTGTGGGAGTGGGCGCACCTCGTCCTGCAGGCGAGGCTGCGCGGCTTCGCGCTCATCGACTGGCTGGCCGCCGGCGTCGGCTATGCGGCCGTGCTGCTGTTCGCGCCGCTGATCCTGCGCCACGATCCCACGCTTGGGTTTGCGGCGATCGCGTTTCTGTTCGCGGTCGTCTGGGCCACCGACATTGCGGCCTATTTTGCCGGCCGCGCGCTCGGCGGACCGAAGCTGTGGCCGGCGGTCAGCCCGAAAAAGACCTGGTCGGGCGCGGCGGGCGGCACGCTTGGCGGAATCGCCGCAGGGGTCCTCACCGTGAGGCTGATGGGCCTTTCGGTCGCGCCGATGCTGATCCTTGTGGCATGCCTTCTGTCGGTAGCAGCGCAGGCTGGCGATCTTTTGGAATCCGCGATCAAGCGCCATTTCGGCGCCAAGGATGCCGGTCACCTCATCCCCGGCCACGGCGGGGTGATGGATCGGCTGGACGGTTTTTTGACAGCGGCGGCTGCCGCCGCCATGGTGGGTCTGATCCGCGGCGGGCTCGAAGCGCCGGCGCGCGGTCTCCTTCTCTGGTGA
- a CDS encoding isoprenyl transferase: protein MPEAQAPNIAGDGPGVPRHVAIIMDGNGRWAASRGLPRVEGHRRGVEALRKTVRAAGDIGIQCLTIFSFSSENWQRPPSEIRDLMGLLRRFIRNDLAELHSNGVRVRVIGERDNLDPDIRRLLEEAEQLTRENTSLVLIVAFNYGARDEIARAVRRIAKRVATGAVKPEAITEDMIGANLDAADIADPDLIIRTSGEQRLSNFLLWQAAYSELVFSPVYWPDFDRATLEAAIEEYRRRERRFGGLIAKTGS from the coding sequence ATGCCGGAGGCGCAGGCGCCGAATATTGCCGGAGATGGTCCCGGTGTCCCGCGCCATGTCGCCATCATCATGGACGGCAACGGCCGCTGGGCCGCTTCACGCGGGCTGCCGCGCGTCGAGGGACACCGGCGCGGCGTCGAGGCGTTGCGCAAGACCGTGCGCGCCGCGGGCGACATCGGCATCCAGTGCCTCACCATTTTCTCCTTCTCGTCGGAGAACTGGCAGCGCCCGCCATCCGAGATCCGCGACCTGATGGGGCTGTTGCGCCGCTTCATCCGCAACGATCTTGCCGAGCTGCATTCCAATGGCGTGCGCGTGCGGGTGATCGGCGAGCGCGACAATCTCGATCCCGATATTCGTCGCCTGCTCGAGGAAGCCGAGCAGTTGACCCGCGAAAACACCAGCCTGGTGCTGATCGTTGCGTTCAATTACGGCGCGCGGGACGAGATTGCGCGCGCCGTGCGCCGTATTGCCAAGCGCGTCGCGACAGGCGCCGTGAAGCCCGAGGCGATCACCGAGGATATGATCGGGGCGAACCTGGATGCAGCCGACATCGCCGACCCCGATCTCATCATTCGTACCTCGGGCGAGCAGCGGCTCTCGAACTTCCTGCTCTGGCAGGCGGCCTATTCGGAGCTCGTGTTTTCGCCGGTCTATTGGCCCGACTTCGATCGCGCGACGCTCGAGGCCGCGATCGAGGAATACCGCCGCCGCGAGCGGCGCTTTGGCGGGCTGATCGCCAAGACCGGATCCTGA